One Gossypium hirsutum isolate 1008001.06 chromosome A11, Gossypium_hirsutum_v2.1, whole genome shotgun sequence genomic window carries:
- the LOC107957638 gene encoding uncharacterized protein codes for MRRIKEDIAETRMLMKVIWEEMMKREMIISEEGNKRARDYCEFHAEERHEIQECDKFKALVQSLMDNKELEFYEAGSYGGHVCALEGELKNQRINRPRIIISLPRNNEVETQTAAKVIYHKPSSFPYKDNKRVPWNYDYNVTMLEREDIASTSKEAQVEGSYTRSRKRYDAGGIRVEPTKVKAFDIEKENGAKVLVNEPVKEEEAREFLKFLKHNEYSMVEQLCKQPAHISVLALLLSSEVHREALMNVLNETYVTNDISINKLDRLVSNISADNFIYFNDDEIPPGGMGSAKALHITTRCKGYTLLSVPIDNGSALNVLPLSTLNRLPIDSSYMKTCHNVVRAFHGTERKVMGRIDILLMIGPNTYEKLKLVTNGRLVTINAEEDIIAAVTSNAPYVEVNEEAVECSFHSLVFINVTFILKGNEVLVPKISRTTRMGLQMTMGKGALPGKGLGRCLQGGIQVLELKEKRDHFGLGFRPDHRQRRKEIKKRQ; via the exons ATGAGAAGGATTAAAGAGGACATAGCCGAGACAAGAATGCTGATGAAAGTAATCTGGGAAGAAATGATGAAAAGAGAGATGATAATCTCTGAAGAAGGAAATAAAAGAGCGAGGGACTACTGCGAGTTCCATGCAGAAGAGAGACACGAGATCCAAGAATGTGACAAGTTTAAGGCTTTGGTACAAAGCCTcatggataataaggagctggaaTTTTATGAAGCTGGCTCATATGGGGGACACGTATGCGCATTAGAAGGTGAACTAAAGAATCAAAGAATCAACCGGCCAAGGATCATTATTTCTCTACCAAGGAATAATGAAGTTGAGACACAAACAGCGGCGAAAGTTATTTATCACAAACCCTCttcctttccttataaggataaTAAGAGGGTACCTTGGAATTATGACTACAATGTGACAATGCTGGAGAGAGAAGATATAGCTAGTACTTCTAAGGAGGCTCAAGTTGAAGGTTCCTACACACGTAGTAGGAAGCGTTATGATGCAGGAGGCATCAGAGTTGAGCCCACGAAAGTGAAAGCCTTTGATATTGAGAAGGAGAATGGGGCTAAGGTACTTGTTAATGAGCCagtgaaagaagaagaagctagagAGTTTCTAAAATTCCTGAAACACAATGAGTACAGCATGGTTGAACAATTGTGCAAACAACCAGCTCACATATCAGTGTTGGCTTTGCTTCTGAGTTCAGAGGTTCATCGTGAGGCATTAATGAATGTGCTCAACGAGACTTACGTTACTAATGATATATCCATCAACAAGTTGGATCGATTGGTTAGTAACATAAGCGCTGACAACTTCATttatttcaatgatgatgaaatcccacctGGTGGCATGGGATCAGctaaagctttgcacatcaccACTCGTTGCAAAGGATATACATTGCTGAGTGTGCCTATTGATAATGGGTCAGCCTTAAATGTCCTGCCATTGTCCACATTGAATAGATTGCCCATAGACAGTTCTTACATGAAAACATGCCATAATGTAGTGAGAGCATTTCATGGCACGGAGagaaaggtcatgggaagaattgatatCCTTTTGATGATCGGGCCAAACACGTATGAG AAATTGAAGTTAGTAACAAACGGACGGCTGGTCACCATAAATGCGGAGGAAGACATCATAGCAGCAGTTACCAGTAACGCACCCTATGTAGAAGTGAACGAGGAGGCCGTTGAGTGTTCTTTTCACTCCTTAGTATTCATTAATGTAACATTTATTTTAAAGGGGAATGAGGTGCTGGTGCCTAAGATATCCAGAACCACAAGAATGGGTTTGCAGATGACAATGGGGAAAGGAGCCTTGCCAGGAAAAGGATTGGGAAGATGTCTCCAAGGAGGGATTCAAGTTCTAGAACTAAAGGAGAAGAGAGATCATTTTGGCTTGGGTTTCAGGCCAGATCACAGGCAGAGGAGGAAGGAAATAAAGAAGCGTCAATAA
- the LOC107957629 gene encoding uncharacterized protein codes for MIKANKKEDVRPIQMSISKVSAYFCNIEEEEKDDHPWYQDILRYVRNREYPEQVTENDKRTLRRLACEYVLDGDILYKGRKDQVLLRCVDAVEARQILEEVHEGVCGTHANGFTMAR; via the coding sequence atgattaaagcaaataaaaaagagGATGTGAGACCAATTCAGATGAGTATTTCTAAGGTTTCAGCTTATTTTTGTAACATTgaagaagaggaaaaggatgaccatccttggtatcaagatatattacggTATGTGAGAAATCGTGAATATCCTGAGCAGGtaactgagaatgacaaaagaacctTAAGGAGGTTAGCCTGTGAATATGTACTAGATGGGGATATCCTTTATAAAGGAAGGAAAGATCAggtgcttttgagatgtgtcgacGCTGTGGAAGCCAGACAAATATTGGAAGAAGTACATGAAGGTgtttgtgggacacatgctaatggctttacaatggcaaGGTAA